The following is a genomic window from Algiphilus sp..
ATCGCCATGGCCCGGAAATCGCCCGCCTTCGACTGGAACGACATCCCCGTGCTGCTGGCGCTTGCCGACACCGGCTCGATGAGCCGGGCCGCGGAGGCGCTGCGCATCGATGTCTCGACCGTCAGCCGACGCCTGACCGCCGCCGAGGGACAGCTTCGGAGCCGGCTCTTCATCCGCGGCCCGGGCGGCTACCGCCCGACCGATGCCGGCCGGACCTTCATCGCGGGCGCGCGCCGCATCCACGGCGACGTGCACCGGCTGGTCGACACCACCCGCAACGAGAGCGAGCGCGTGGCCGGGACGGTGCGCATCACCTCGGTGGACGCCCTGATCTCGGAGTGGCTGACGCCCGCACTCGACCGGTTGTCCACGCGCCATCCCGAGCTCGCCTTCCAGCTCATCGAGGACAACCGTGCGCTGTCCTTCACCCGGGCCGAGGCCGACATCGCCATCCGCATCGCGCGGCCGCGCCGGGACGCCGCACTGATCATGCGGCGCATCGGCCGGATCGGCATGGCCGTCTACGGCGCCCCGTCGTTCCGCGACACACCGCGCGAACGATGGCGCGAGCTGCCATGGCTGGCCTTCAGCGAGGAGCTCGCCGACATCAGCGAGATGCGCTGGCTTGCGGCGCTGAAGCCCGAGTCCCCGCCGCGCCTGCGCGCGCGTTCGGTGCGCACGCTGCAGCGCGCCTGCGAGGCCGGCCTCGGACTGGCGCTGCTGCCGTGCTTCCTCGCCGAGTCGGCCCGCCTGACCCGGCTCAGTCCGGAACCGGAAGTGACGCGCGAGATGTGGCTGCTTCGGCACAAGGATGCCGCCCGCATCCGGCGCTTCCGCGCTGTTGCCGACTGGATCGCGGAGACCGCGGCCGACGACCTGGCGCGCTTCGAAGGCACGCAGGGCCTTTCAGCCGAGCAGGCGCCATAGCCTGTCCTGCAGGCACTCGCGGGATTCGAACTCGCCCCTGAAGGCGGTGGTCACGGTGGATACGCCAGGCTGGCGCACGCCGCGGGTCGTCATGCACTGGTGGGCGGCATCGACGATCACGCCGACACCGCGGGGTGCGAGCGCGACCTCGATGGCGTCCGCCATCTGCGCGGTCAGCGTCTCCTGCGTCTGCAGCCGGCGCGCGAGCGCGTGCACCACGCGCACCAGCTTGCTGATGCCGACCACGCGCCGATCCGGCAGATAAGCGACATGGGCCGTGCCGATGATCGGGACCATGTGGTGTTCGCAGTGCGATTCCAGCCGGATGTCGCGCAGCAGGACGATGTCGCGGTAGCCCGAGACGTCTTCGAAGGTGCGCGACAGCAGCGCTTCGGGGCCCTCTCGGTAGCCGGCAAAGAATTCCTCGTAGGCGCGCACCACGCGTTGCGGCGTGTCGCGCAGCCCCTCGCGCGACGGCTCGTCGCCGGCCCAGCGGATCAGTGTCTCGACCGCCGCCTCGGCCTCGGCGCGGCTGGGCGGCGGACGCTGCGCCCCTTCCGCCTGCAGGCGCCTGCTGTCAGCGCCCATGGCGCGTCGCTCCGTCATGGGCCGTAGCCGTGCCGGCTGCCGTCTTCGTCATATTGCTCCTCGAGGCCCGGCGTCGGTCAGCCGACGCGCACACACCGGCACGTGCGGATTGCCACGATCCGGGCCGAATGCCATAATTGTGATGTTATAACATATTTTATTCCGCCATGACCCTGCCCGTCACCGTCCTCTCCGGCTTTCTCGGCGCCGGCAAGACCACCACGCTGAACCACATCCTCCACAACCGCGAGGATCGCCGCGTCGCGGTCATCGTCAACGACATGTCGGAGGTCAACATCGACGCCGACCTGGTTCAGCGCGAGGTCGATCTGAACCGCGCCGACGAGAAGCTGGTGGAGATGAGCAACGGCTGCATCTGCTGCACGCTGCGCGAGGATCTGCTGGTGGAGGTCGGGCGCCTGGCGCGCGAGGGGCGCTTCGACGCGCTGGTGATCGAATCCACCGGCATCTCGGAGCCGCTGCCGGTGGCCGAGACCTTCACCTTCCGCGACGAGGCTGGCCACAGCCTGTCCGATGTGGCGCGGCTGGACACCATGGTGACGCTGGTCGATGCGGTGAACTTCACGGTCGATCTCGATCGGGCCGACGATCTCGCCGAGCGCGGGCAGAGCCTCGGCGAGGAGGACACGCGCACGGTCGCGGACCTGCTGGTCGATCAGGTCGAGTTCGCGGACGTCATCGTGCTCAACAAGATGGAGCTGGTGGGCAGCGCCGAGCGCGAGCGACTGACCGCGGTGCTGCGCCAGCTCAACCGTCATGCCGAGATCGTGCCCGCCAGCTTCGGGCGCGTGCCCATCGACCGGCTGCTGAACACCGGCCGCTTCTCCTTCGAGCGCGCCGCCGCCGCGCCGGGCTGGCTGCAGGAGATGCGCGGCAGCCATGTGCCGGAGACCGAGGAGTACGGCATCGCCAGCTTCGTCTACCGCGCCGACCGCCCCTTCCACCCGCAGCGCTTCCACGACGCCGTGCTGAGCGGCGACTGGCCGGGCAATCTGCTGCGCTCCAAGGGCTTCTTCTGGCTGGCGACGCGCTTCGACATCGCCGGGCAGTGGTCGCAGGCCGGCGGCGTGGTGCGCCACGGGCCCGCCGGCTACTGGTGGGCTGCGGTCCCGACCGAACACTGGCCCGACGAACCCGGCTGGCGCGAACGCATGGCGGCCCGCAGCTGGGGCCGCTTCGGCGACCGCCGCCAGGAACTGGTATTCATCGGCCAGGGGCTGGATGAACCGACCATCCGCACCCGCCTCGACGGCGCGCTGCTGACGCCGGAAGAGATCGATGCCGGACCGGCGGGCTGGGCCGGCCTGCCCGACCCCTTTCCGTCATGGACCGCCGGCGACGCCGATGCATGAGCCGCACCGACATCCATTCCGAACCCGCCGTGGAGCCTGACGCCATGAAGCCCTTCCCGCGCCTCCTGCTCGCCGCCGCCCCGATGGTCGTGTGCGCATTCCTCGCCGCGTGCTCGGGTTCGTCGGGCTCGGTCACCATCGCGGATGCATGGATCGAGCGCCCCGGCGAGGCTGGACATGCCCACGCCCACCTCGTGCTCCACAACGACACCGACGAGGCCGTCCGGCTGGTGGGCGCGCACGTCGAGCACAGCGCGGAGACGGTCATCCTGCACGAGTCCGGTCCGGATGCGGCCGTCATCGCGGTCGAGGCAGGCGGGACGCTGCGCGTACCGGGCGGCGGCTACCGCATCGTCGTTCGCGCTCCGGAACTGACGTGGGACACGACCGGCGCGCTGGCCCTCGACCTGGCCATCGAACGGCGGGACGAACAGCTATTGACCGTGTCGCGCGAGGTCCACGTCCACGATGCCGGGGACGGCCATCCGACCGAGGGCGACGCGCATCACGATCACTGAGTCGTGCCGGCGCGGTGGCAGCGCAGGTTCATCAGATGCGCGCACGACACCAGCGCCGCGCCTACTGCGAGCAGGAAGGGCTCGGCCGTTTCGCCCATGGCGTCCTTGCCGAGATAGAGCGCGAAACCGGCTACCATGACGATCACCGGGAACACCCTGCGGTGACGCGCACAGGCGCCGTGACCGATGGCAACCGTGGCGAGCAGCGCGGACGCGATCAGTGCTCCGCGCTCGACCGCCGGATCCGCGAGAAGCGCCATGCCGATCAACGGCCACAGCGGCAGCAGAAGACAGTGCACGGCGCAACCGGATGCAACGGCAACGCCGAACCAGTCGAGCCAGGAGCGCGCGTCGGGTGAGGCCTTCCTGTTCATATGTTATAAAGTAACACAATGTCCGCGCTGATCGAAGCAAGCGCTGTCCGCCACCACTACGGCGACCGGGCCGTCCTGTCGCTGGACGCGTTGTCGCTGGAAGCCGGCGCGCAGCATCTGGTGCTGGGCCCTTCCGGCTGCGGCAAGACCACCCTGCTGCACGCGCTGGCCGGACTCATGCTCCCGGACGCCGGCAGCATCCGCGTCGACGGCCAGGATCTTCGCGCGCTCTCGAACGCACAGCGCGACCGCTTCCGCGGCCGCAACATCGGCCTGATCTTCCAGCGCCTGCATCTCGTCAGCGCGGTATCGGTACTGCGCAACCTGGCGCTGGCGCGTCACTTCGGACGCAAGCCGCCGGACCGGGCGCGCGCGCTGGCGCTGCTGGACGCGCTCGGGCTGGCGCACCGCGCCGACGCCATGCCCGCCGAGCTGTCGCACGGCGAGGCCCAGCGCGTCGCCATCGCCCGGGCGCTGATCAACCAGCCGCGCATCCTGCTGGCCGACGAGCCCACCTCGAGCCTGGACGACGCCAATGCCCGCGAGGTCATCCAGCTGCTGCGCACGGCCAGCGAGCGCGAAGGCGCCACCCTGCTGGTGGTGACGCACGATCAGCGCCTGCGCGACCGGTTCCCGTCCGCCACCCTCCTGCAGGCACCGGAGGCGGCAGCCGCATGACCCTGCTGTCGCTGGCCTGGGCCAACATCATGCGCGACAAGCTGGCGGCGGCACTGAACACCGCGCTGATGGCGGTCGGCATGGCGACCATCGTGCTGCTGCTGCTGTTCGGCCATCACCTGAGTCAACGCATGACGCAGGACGCCGCCGGCATCGACCTTGTCCTCGGCGCCAAGGGCAGCCCGACACAGCTGGTGCTGTCGGCGATCTACCACGCCGACATCCCCACCGGGAACATCCCGCTGGCCGAGGCCGAGCGCTGGGCCGAGCACCCCATGGTGCGCGGCGCCATCCCGCTGGCACTGGGCGACTCCTGGCGCGGCTTCCGCATCGTGGGGACCACGCACGCCTACCCCGCGGTCTATGACGCGGAGCTCCGGACCGGCCGGCTGTGGACCGAACGCGGCGAGGTCACCGTGGGTGCCGACGTCGCCGCGCGTGGCCTTTCGGTGGGCAGCGGATTCGCGGGCGTGCACGGTCTTGCCGCCGGCGGCCACGTGCACGATGACAACCGCTACCGGGTCGTCGGCATCCTCGCGCCCACGGGCACCGTGATCGACCGGCTGGTGCTGACCAGCGTGCAGAGCGTCTGGGCCATCCACGGCGACGCCGAGCCCGAGGCACCCGAGATCACCAGCATGCTGCTGGACTACGCCACCCCCTTCGCCGCCACGCGGCTGCCGCGGCTGATCAACAGCCAGTCACCGCTGCAGGCGGCTTCGCCCGCGGAGCAGACCAGCCGCATGCTGCAGCTGCTCGGGGTCGGCATCGACGGCTTCCGCGCCTTCGCGTGGGTCCTGGTCGTCACCGCGAGCCTGGGGGTCTTCATCGCGCTCTACCACGCGCTCGAAGCCCGCCGATACGAGCTGGCGCTGCTGCGCAGCCTGGGCGCGACGCGCGCCGAGGTGCTGCTGAGCCTGCTCATCGAGGGCATGCTGCTGAGCAGCGCGGGGGCGATGGCCGGGCTGGCGCTGGGGCACGGCACTGCCAGCAGCATCGGCCAGTGGCTGGACTTCGCGGCCACCGACGGGCTCAGTGGCGCACACTGGGTGCCGAGAGAAGGATGGCTGCTCTGCTACGGCGTGGTCGTCGGGGCACTGGCGGCATTGCTGCCCGCGATCCGCGCCTACCGGAGTGACGTTGCAAGCGTTCTGAAATCGGCATGAAGACCCACCTTTCCATCCTTCTGATCGCCGGCCTCCTGGCGGCGTGCTCGCAGTCGCCCGATGAGGCCGCGCTGCCTGCCGCGCCCGCGCCGGAGGTCACCCCCGCGCAGCCAGCACCGACTGCCGGCGATGGCGGTCTCACCGCCGCCGAGCTCGCTGCCGAGCCCCCGCCGGCGGGTAGCGAGAACGCCGTGCCCACCACCCCGCCACCCGACGGCGCGGAGATCGTGCTGTACAACGAAGGGGCCTACGACACCGGCGACGGTGGCTGGATGGTGGACGTCATCGCGGGCACCACCGTCTACGTCACCGCCCGCCTGAT
Proteins encoded in this region:
- a CDS encoding LysR family transcriptional regulator: MQIGLAFVLIAMARKSPAFDWNDIPVLLALADTGSMSRAAEALRIDVSTVSRRLTAAEGQLRSRLFIRGPGGYRPTDAGRTFIAGARRIHGDVHRLVDTTRNESERVAGTVRITSVDALISEWLTPALDRLSTRHPELAFQLIEDNRALSFTRAEADIAIRIARPRRDAALIMRRIGRIGMAVYGAPSFRDTPRERWRELPWLAFSEELADISEMRWLAALKPESPPRLRARSVRTLQRACEAGLGLALLPCFLAESARLTRLSPEPEVTREMWLLRHKDAARIRRFRAVADWIAETAADDLARFEGTQGLSAEQAP
- the folE gene encoding GTP cyclohydrolase I; the encoded protein is MGADSRRLQAEGAQRPPPSRAEAEAAVETLIRWAGDEPSREGLRDTPQRVVRAYEEFFAGYREGPEALLSRTFEDVSGYRDIVLLRDIRLESHCEHHMVPIIGTAHVAYLPDRRVVGISKLVRVVHALARRLQTQETLTAQMADAIEVALAPRGVGVIVDAAHQCMTTRGVRQPGVSTVTTAFRGEFESRECLQDRLWRLLG
- the zigA gene encoding zinc metallochaperone GTPase ZigA is translated as MTLPVTVLSGFLGAGKTTTLNHILHNREDRRVAVIVNDMSEVNIDADLVQREVDLNRADEKLVEMSNGCICCTLREDLLVEVGRLAREGRFDALVIESTGISEPLPVAETFTFRDEAGHSLSDVARLDTMVTLVDAVNFTVDLDRADDLAERGQSLGEEDTRTVADLLVDQVEFADVIVLNKMELVGSAERERLTAVLRQLNRHAEIVPASFGRVPIDRLLNTGRFSFERAAAAPGWLQEMRGSHVPETEEYGIASFVYRADRPFHPQRFHDAVLSGDWPGNLLRSKGFFWLATRFDIAGQWSQAGGVVRHGPAGYWWAAVPTEHWPDEPGWRERMAARSWGRFGDRRQELVFIGQGLDEPTIRTRLDGALLTPEEIDAGPAGWAGLPDPFPSWTAGDADA
- a CDS encoding MerC domain-containing protein, with the protein product MNRKASPDARSWLDWFGVAVASGCAVHCLLLPLWPLIGMALLADPAVERGALIASALLATVAIGHGACARHRRVFPVIVMVAGFALYLGKDAMGETAEPFLLAVGAALVSCAHLMNLRCHRAGTTQ
- a CDS encoding ATP-binding cassette domain-containing protein — translated: MSALIEASAVRHHYGDRAVLSLDALSLEAGAQHLVLGPSGCGKTTLLHALAGLMLPDAGSIRVDGQDLRALSNAQRDRFRGRNIGLIFQRLHLVSAVSVLRNLALARHFGRKPPDRARALALLDALGLAHRADAMPAELSHGEAQRVAIARALINQPRILLADEPTSSLDDANAREVIQLLRTASEREGATLLVVTHDQRLRDRFPSATLLQAPEAAAA
- a CDS encoding ABC transporter permease, translated to MTLLSLAWANIMRDKLAAALNTALMAVGMATIVLLLLFGHHLSQRMTQDAAGIDLVLGAKGSPTQLVLSAIYHADIPTGNIPLAEAERWAEHPMVRGAIPLALGDSWRGFRIVGTTHAYPAVYDAELRTGRLWTERGEVTVGADVAARGLSVGSGFAGVHGLAAGGHVHDDNRYRVVGILAPTGTVIDRLVLTSVQSVWAIHGDAEPEAPEITSMLLDYATPFAATRLPRLINSQSPLQAASPAEQTSRMLQLLGVGIDGFRAFAWVLVVTASLGVFIALYHALEARRYELALLRSLGATRAEVLLSLLIEGMLLSSAGAMAGLALGHGTASSIGQWLDFAATDGLSGAHWVPREGWLLCYGVVVGALAALLPAIRAYRSDVASVLKSA